The stretch of DNA GCGCAGTCGCTCCCAAAGCCCGCCCACGCGTCCAAAAACATCGTCCAAATCCTCTTCGGGCATGGGTCGGGCAGGCATGCAGGAGCATTCAACAAGAGGACCCGATCTGTGGCAAGGCCGCTTCCTGTAACCCTCGGGTGGATGTCCCCCGCAAAGAACGCGGAGGCCGCGAAGTCATATCAAATTAAAATGATTGAGTGACAGAATAAACGGGAGGGCGAGGCTCCTGGCTCCCCCGTAAGGCACTTTTTCGCCCACTCAATTCCATTTGGTATGATACGGATTTTGGCTGGCAAAAACCCCATTCACCGATCGGTCAACCTGAATCCAAATGTCATGCAGCAGGATGACTTCATCATGTATTCCCAATCATGTGTTTCTGCTTCGCGTTCTTCGCCGCGTGAGGTCCCGTTCGGCGTGACCAACGCGGTCACGGGACGTCCTCCGTGGTGAACTGAATTGTTCCGGCTCAACGCAGTGCTTCGGGCAGCAGAATCAAATAACTCTGCGCCACCAGCGCGCTGGTCAGGTAGAAGAAGGCCGCCTCCTCCCAGGGCATTTTCGGACCGATCTTCCACCCCGTGGTCTGCTTTTCATCGAAATGCCAGACCCCGTGCCGGATCGCCACCAGATCGGCCAAAGAAAGGTAGGTCCCCAGAACGAGGGTGACGGCCGCCAGCACCGGCCACCGCGCCGCCAGCACCGGCCCCCCCACCACCCACTGGATCAGGATCACGGGAATGAACCAAAAAAACAGGTGCCAGGCGTAATGCCCGCGCGACGCACGCCCAAACCGCCCGCGGAAGCACAAACCCACCACCGCCCAAGCCGCCAAAATCCCGGCACAAACCCACCCCTGCCCCACCCAACCCAAGGGATGGGCAGGCGTCGTGAACGGCCCCCAAAGATCCAGGGCCCATCGCGTCAACAACATCGCCTGCAGCGCTTGGACGACAAAGAAAAGATATTCCTCGAACGGCAACCAACCGATGCGTTTCCAATACCGCCCCTCGGGGAATCCCCAGATGCCGCAATAGGCCGCCCAGTTGTCCCAGGGCGAGGTGAAGACCATGACGATGGCCAGAATCCCCAGCACCATTTCCCAACTGCCAGGTGCAATCAAGCCGCACCCCGCCCCCCAGCCGGCCAAAATGAGAACGGGAAGGTTGAAGCGGAGGTGGAAGCCGAAGTAGGTCACGCATGGACAAGATCGCGCAATCCGATCAACCGTCCAATCAGAATCCTTAAAAGGATGAATGCAGTTCCACCACAGAGGGCACAGAGCCAAAGGCCCGCAGTGGCGGGAGCACAGAGTAAAAACCATTGGATATTAAGAGATTATGAACGTTCCCAACCCGGATCAGGATCGGGGTTGGACTCAGCTTCACCGAATGGTGATCGGAAAAACCTCACCCCAATAACCTCTTACCTCTGTGTTCACTGTGTCCTCAGTGGTTGAATCAAGTGCAGAGCCATCCCGGCGACTGCGAATCGCATTGCCCGCCCCGGTAGGAACGGCTAGTAACAAAGGATGCAACCCCGATCCCGGGCCTTGGCGCCCGCCCTGCTCCTTACGGTCCTCTCCTTGCCCCTCTTCTTCTCCGTCGCCCAAGCACAGGGCACGACAACTTCAACACCAACCCCTGCCTCTCCAGAGCTGACCCTCTGGCAATTGGTGTCCTCCCTGGAATGGGTCCTCATTCCCCTCGGACTTCTCTCCGTGGCCGTGGTGGCCCTCATCGTCTTCAACTTCTTCTGGCTCAGACGCTCCAACCTCGTCTCCGCCGATTTCCTCACGGAATCCGACACCTTGTTAAAAAACCGCAGGCTGGAAGAGCTGGCCGACCTTTGTGAAAAAAACAACCAGATCATCCCCCGCATCCTCGGCAAGGTCATCCTCTTTGCCAAAGCCAACCCTTCGATCCACCTGGAATCACTGAAAGAAATCGCCGAAGTCGAAGGCGGGCGCGCCGTCTCCCGGCTCAACATGCCCACCATGATCCTGATGGACCTGGGCGTCATGGCTCCCATGGTCGGACTCATGGGCACGGTCGTCGGCATCCTCCGTTCGTTCGGCACCCTGGCCAGTGATGCCACCCCCATGCGTACCATGGTTCTGGCCGGCGGGGTTTCCCAGGCCCTGGCCGCCACCGCCATCGGCCTGGGCATCGGGCTGACCGCCATGGCCTTCTACGCCTTCTTCCGTCCCCGCGTCCAGGACACCGTCGGCCACTTGGAATCCACCCTCACCGTCCTCCTGATCCGTACCAACGACTGCCTGGCCCGCGGCAAGTCTTCCTGATTTCCCAGTCCTCACTCATCGGTCTTAATCAGCCCCCACCGCCCAACGGCAATGAAATTGGCCCACAAAATCGCCCACG from Candidatus Methylacidiphilales bacterium encodes:
- a CDS encoding lycopene cyclase domain-containing protein, whose protein sequence is MTYFGFHLRFNLPVLILAGWGAGCGLIAPGSWEMVLGILAIVMVFTSPWDNWAAYCGIWGFPEGRYWKRIGWLPFEEYLFFVVQALQAMLLTRWALDLWGPFTTPAHPLGWVGQGWVCAGILAAWAVVGLCFRGRFGRASRGHYAWHLFFWFIPVILIQWVVGGPVLAARWPVLAAVTLVLGTYLSLADLVAIRHGVWHFDEKQTTGWKIGPKMPWEEAAFFYLTSALVAQSYLILLPEALR
- a CDS encoding MotA/TolQ/ExbB proton channel family protein, which codes for MQPRSRALAPALLLTVLSLPLFFSVAQAQGTTTSTPTPASPELTLWQLVSSLEWVLIPLGLLSVAVVALIVFNFFWLRRSNLVSADFLTESDTLLKNRRLEELADLCEKNNQIIPRILGKVILFAKANPSIHLESLKEIAEVEGGRAVSRLNMPTMILMDLGVMAPMVGLMGTVVGILRSFGTLASDATPMRTMVLAGGVSQALAATAIGLGIGLTAMAFYAFFRPRVQDTVGHLESTLTVLLIRTNDCLARGKSS